In the genome of Quercus robur chromosome 3, dhQueRobu3.1, whole genome shotgun sequence, one region contains:
- the LOC126716593 gene encoding receptor-like protein 9DC3 — MENLDLSGVNIFSTVPNIFANLSSLRSLYLHDSGMHGKFPIGIFKLPNLRVLDVKYNQDLTGSWPDFQYLSSCLEEIDLSSTGFTGELPISMGNFGSLIGLDIWGCNFSGSIPSSIGNLTNLIYLRLSNNILVGNIPSSIGNLIQLTFLDLGQNQLFGPIPFGLPNLTQLTMINLGYNQLTGPIPFGLMNLTQLNILALVGNVFQGQFSMSIINLRSLNLLDISDNYLSGILSICNMTSLHILDVSNNYFSGSIPQCLNNMVQGSKLRMISLRGNKLQGLLPRSLANCSRLEAIDVSNNQFNDTFPSWLGNLPNLKLILLQFNKFYGQILESPETNYHFCNLQILDLSNNNFTGKLPLNPFRNWNALKLVNEFHLTYIHAEISSIVGIYYMSYYFTYKMKITNKGLDMAYDEVPEIFRVIDVSSNRFVGEIPNFIGDLIGLQMLNLSNNFLTGHIPPSLGNLTMLESLDLSQNRLSGEIPSQLTQLTFLELFNVSHNHLTGFIPQGKQFDTFENSSFEGNSGLCGNPLSKKCWISDPSSPSPSNSEQNQDFPGSLFEFGWKIVLVGYGFGLIVGMIIGNTVATRKHVYWLMMTFGLRQRLR; from the coding sequence ATGGAAAACCTTGATCTGAGTGGGGTGAATATATTCTCAACGGTGCCTAATATCTTTGCAAACTTGTCTAGTTTAAGGTCCCTTTATCTCCATGACAGTGGAATGCATGGGAAATTTCCAATAGGGATCTTTAAGCTACCAAATTTGCGAGTTCTTGACGTGAAGTACAACCAAGATCTCACTGGTTCTTGGCCTGACTTTCAATATTTGAGTAGCTGTTTGGAGGAAATTGACCTTAGTAGCACCGGTTTCACAGGTGAGCTACCCATTTCTATGGGAAACTTCGGCTCCCTGATTGGTTTGGATATTTGGGGTTGCAACTTCTCAGGATCCATTCCTTCTTCAATCGGTAACCTCACAAATCTCATTTACCTTCGTCTTTCAAATAACATTTTAGTGGGTAATATCCCATCTTCAATTGGTAATCTCATCCAACTTACCTTTCTAGACCTTGGCCAAAATCAGTTGTTTGGTCCAATCCCTTTTGGGCTGCCAAACCTGACACAACTGACCATGATTAACTTGGGCTACAATCAATTAACTGGTCCTATTCCTTTTGGGCTCATGAATCTAACACAATTAAATATCTTGGCTCTTGTGGGTAATGTGTTTCAAGGCCAGTTTTCAATGTCCATCATTAACCTAAGGAGTCTTAATCTGCTTGATATTTCTGATAATTACCTTAGTGGTATTTTGTCAATTTGCAACATGACTTCTCTACATATCCTTGATGTGTCTAATAACTACTTCAGTGGCTCAATTCCTCAATGCTTGAACAATATGGTCCAAGGAAGCAAATTGAGGATGATTAGTTTGAGAGGAAACAAACTCCAAGGATTGTTACCAAGATCATTGGCCAATTGTTCAAGGCTAGAGGCAATTGATGTTAGTAATAACCAATTCAATGACACTTTTCCCTCTTGGTTGGGAAATCTTCCAAATTTAAAGCTTATCCTCTTGCAGTTCAATAAATTCTATGGTCAAATATTAGAAAGTCCTGAAACCAACTATCATTTCTGCAACTTGCAAATCCTTGATCTTTCTAACAATAATTTTACAGGAAAGTTGCCATTAAATCCCTTCAGAAATTGGAATGCCTTGAAATTGGTCAATGAATTCCACTTGACATATATTCATGCAGAAATATCTTCGATTGTGGGGATATACTATATGTCTTACTATTTCacttataaaatgaaaataacaaaCAAGGGTCTGGATATGGCATACGACGAGGTCCCAGAAATTTTTAGAGTCATTGATGTGTCAAGTAATAGATTTGTTGGAGAGATTCCTAATTTTATTGGAGATTTAATAGGGCTTCAAATGCTGAATCTTTCTAATAACTTTCTCACCGGACATATTCCACCATCTTTGGGGAATCTTACAATGCTAGAATCATTGGATCTTTCTCAAAATAGGCTCTCAGGGGAGATTCCGTCACAATTAACACAACTTACTTTTCTTGAATTGTTCAATGTTTCTCATAACCATCTCACTGGCTTCATACCACAAGGGAAACAATTTGACACATTTGAAAACAGTTCGTTTGAAGGAAATTCAGGTTTGTGTGGGAATccattatcaaaaaaatgttggatttctgatccttcatcaccttcaccTTCAAATTCTGAACAAAATCAAGACTTTCCCGGGTCTCTCTTTGAATTTGGTTGGAAAATAGTTTTGGTTGGATATGGATTTGGACTAATAGTTGGAATGATAATTGGCAACACTGTGGCAACGAGAAAACATGTTTATTGGTTGATGATGACTTTTGGATTAAGGCAACGACTTCGCTAG